In Lacibacter sp. H375, one DNA window encodes the following:
- a CDS encoding DEAD/DEAH box helicase: protein MDNRNTKTYLLFQPKHLFTKRPMLEIRQLIKTPSGVTPGEQPLNRAQLKVFFPNLTDEGMKTLLSFSKWEWQKTEADIVGQSQYIKDEKERSLMQKKAMTRKLQSMMSAVRQLNGVEFYHPAAQTVKCVFYNYPVELAFHATTNEERYELEVYVVKGKERMPLGAFKRYHFLVETESCYYQLTSKSHDAIEWLQQQDATTWTTNDPAAFEQVLNKLREWELKVDASIIAKGEELIAEPQPQVMLSELNNTFLKLEPRFVYDGYVVDGPFEEVTKQQSADKIISIVRHKQKEEELVEFLRSLHEKFTNQSNGFFYLNFAEAQKKGWFLKVYHKLLELNIDLLGIDLMKHFRYSPHIAETIISKQEVEGNWICVAMTVKFGKEAIPLNYLHKSLMNGQKAVMLKDGSLGVLGEEWLKQYGMMIRHGKVRKEELLVPKWLLMSEATGEASADASIKTDISATWYSKWKQWEKQEEALYALPKGLTVEQLRPYQQKGYEWLRLLSEIGGSGCLADDMGLGKTLQTITFLLHKIEEQPMDQHLVVAPASLLYNWQKELEKFAPDVKAVVFHGAGRDEEELKDETNRIIITSYGTLRQDVELLQTIPWNTVVVDESQNIKNPSAQITKATWQLVAKIKIALSGTPVMNGTGDLFSQMHFLLPGLLGSNEFFRKEYAIPIEQKGDAEKAAALQKLIRPFVLRRTKEQAAPDLPAKTESILWCEMESDQRAAYESIKENVRGNILMDISENGLSKGKMSVLAGLTKLRQICNSCELVNDEDVFAYDSIKTKVLIDELKTIIPQHRALVFSQFTSMLDLLERDLQKEGIKYIRLDGQTKISERQELVSEFQNEESDVAVFLLSLKAGNAGLTLTAADYVFLFDPWWNTAVENQAIDRTHRIGQQSQVFAYRMICKDSIEEKIMKMAAGKKKLAEDLITAEEGFVKSLTLDDIKYLLE, encoded by the coding sequence ATGGACAACCGCAATACCAAAACGTATTTACTCTTTCAGCCGAAACATCTGTTTACCAAGCGACCGATGCTGGAGATCAGGCAATTGATCAAAACTCCCTCTGGTGTTACTCCCGGCGAACAACCGCTGAACCGTGCACAGTTAAAAGTTTTCTTTCCCAACTTAACCGATGAAGGAATGAAAACGTTGCTGAGTTTTTCCAAATGGGAATGGCAGAAAACAGAAGCCGATATCGTTGGTCAATCGCAATACATCAAAGATGAAAAGGAGCGATCGTTGATGCAGAAAAAAGCCATGACCCGCAAACTGCAGTCAATGATGAGTGCAGTACGACAATTGAACGGCGTTGAATTTTATCATCCCGCAGCACAAACGGTGAAATGTGTTTTTTATAACTATCCTGTTGAATTGGCTTTTCATGCAACAACAAACGAAGAGCGATACGAGCTTGAAGTATATGTGGTGAAAGGAAAAGAGCGCATGCCGTTAGGTGCCTTCAAGCGTTATCATTTTTTAGTGGAAACAGAATCCTGTTATTATCAACTCACTTCAAAAAGTCATGATGCCATTGAATGGCTGCAACAACAGGATGCAACAACTTGGACAACCAACGATCCTGCTGCATTTGAACAGGTGTTGAATAAATTAAGAGAGTGGGAGTTGAAAGTAGATGCATCCATCATTGCAAAAGGCGAAGAGCTGATTGCAGAACCTCAGCCGCAGGTAATGCTCAGTGAACTCAATAATACATTCTTAAAACTCGAACCTCGATTTGTGTACGATGGATATGTGGTGGATGGTCCGTTTGAAGAAGTAACAAAACAACAATCAGCTGATAAAATAATTTCGATCGTTCGTCATAAACAGAAAGAAGAAGAGTTGGTGGAGTTTCTTCGTTCGCTGCACGAAAAGTTTACCAATCAAAGCAATGGATTTTTCTATCTCAATTTTGCTGAAGCCCAAAAGAAAGGCTGGTTTTTAAAAGTATATCACAAACTGCTTGAGCTGAATATCGACTTGCTCGGTATTGACTTGATGAAGCATTTCCGTTACTCACCACATATTGCAGAAACAATCATCAGCAAGCAGGAAGTAGAAGGCAACTGGATCTGTGTAGCAATGACGGTGAAGTTTGGAAAAGAAGCCATACCGTTAAACTACTTACATAAAAGTTTAATGAACGGACAGAAAGCTGTGATGTTGAAAGATGGAAGTTTGGGTGTGTTGGGTGAAGAATGGTTGAAGCAATACGGGATGATGATCCGTCATGGTAAAGTGCGCAAAGAAGAATTGCTTGTGCCGAAGTGGTTGTTGATGAGTGAAGCAACAGGTGAAGCATCTGCAGATGCATCAATCAAAACAGACATCAGTGCAACATGGTACAGCAAATGGAAGCAATGGGAAAAACAGGAAGAGGCATTGTATGCATTGCCAAAAGGATTAACTGTTGAGCAGTTGCGTCCTTATCAACAGAAAGGATATGAGTGGTTGCGTTTGTTATCAGAGATCGGCGGCAGCGGTTGTTTAGCCGATGATATGGGGTTGGGTAAAACATTACAAACAATCACCTTCCTCTTGCATAAAATTGAAGAGCAACCAATGGATCAACACCTTGTTGTTGCGCCTGCAAGTTTGTTGTACAACTGGCAGAAGGAGTTGGAGAAATTTGCACCCGATGTAAAGGCGGTTGTGTTTCATGGTGCAGGCAGAGACGAAGAAGAATTGAAAGATGAAACAAACCGCATCATTATTACCAGTTATGGAACTTTAAGGCAGGATGTTGAATTGCTGCAAACTATTCCGTGGAATACGGTGGTGGTGGATGAAAGTCAGAATATAAAAAATCCATCTGCGCAAATAACAAAAGCAACCTGGCAACTCGTTGCGAAAATAAAAATTGCATTGAGTGGTACACCGGTGATGAATGGCACAGGCGATCTCTTCAGCCAGATGCATTTTCTGTTGCCCGGTTTGCTGGGCAGCAACGAATTTTTCAGAAAAGAATACGCTATACCGATTGAACAAAAAGGCGATGCTGAAAAAGCGGCTGCATTGCAGAAGTTGATTCGTCCGTTTGTATTGCGCAGAACCAAAGAACAGGCAGCACCTGATCTTCCTGCAAAAACAGAATCGATTCTCTGGTGCGAAATGGAATCCGATCAACGTGCAGCTTACGAAAGCATCAAAGAAAATGTGCGTGGCAATATTTTAATGGACATTAGTGAAAACGGATTGAGTAAAGGCAAAATGAGTGTGCTGGCAGGGTTGACAAAGCTCCGTCAGATTTGTAACAGCTGCGAACTGGTGAATGATGAAGATGTGTTTGCGTACGACAGTATTAAAACAAAAGTGTTGATCGATGAATTAAAGACCATCATACCGCAACACCGTGCATTGGTGTTCAGTCAATTTACTTCGATGCTTGATCTTCTGGAACGTGACTTGCAGAAAGAAGGCATCAAATATATCCGCCTCGACGGACAAACAAAAATTTCTGAACGACAGGAATTGGTTTCAGAATTTCAAAATGAAGAGAGTGATGTAGCTGTGTTCCTGTTGAGTTTAAAAGCGGGTAATGCCGGTCTTACATTAACAGCTGCTGATTATGTATTCCTCTTTGATCCATGGTGGAATACAGCAGTCGAAAATCAGGCTATTGATCGTACACATCGCATCGGCCAGCAATCGCAGGTGTTTGCGTATCGTATGATATGCAAAGACAGTATTGAAGAAAAAATCATGAAGATGGCGGCAGGTAAAAAGAAATTAGCGGAAGATCTGATCACTGCTGAAGAAGGATTTGTAAAGAGTTTAACGCTGGATGATATTAAGTATTTGTTAGAGTAA
- a CDS encoding DUF4258 domain-containing protein, with translation MKKALPYLLLILLLLAALMLRRCNNTDNASDNQKTKDRTDDTKREEAKTDNHKSNLDVFRDPSSEFYFTKHARCRMKCRHITQEEVKEIVQKAEVNYKKSELDAAQGPKYALEGYTSRDNQHVRIIVAPKQRHLTIVTVIDLDEEWACPSCK, from the coding sequence ATGAAAAAAGCACTTCCTTATCTATTACTCATTTTATTGCTGCTTGCTGCATTGATGCTCCGTCGTTGCAACAACACGGATAATGCAAGCGATAATCAAAAAACCAAAGACCGTACAGACGATACAAAACGTGAAGAAGCAAAAACGGACAACCATAAATCAAATCTTGATGTCTTTCGTGATCCGTCGTCGGAATTTTATTTCACCAAGCATGCACGCTGCAGAATGAAGTGTCGTCACATCACACAGGAAGAAGTAAAAGAAATTGTGCAGAAAGCTGAGGTTAATTATAAGAAAAGTGAACTGGATGCAGCACAAGGTCCGAAGTATGCGTTGGAAGGATACACGTCGAGAGACAATCAACATGTACGTATCATTGTGGCACCGAAGCAACGGCATTTAACAATTGTAACGGTGATTGACCTGGATGAAGAGTGGGCATGTCCGAGTTGTAAGTAG